A part of Mycolicibacterium sp. TUM20985 genomic DNA contains:
- a CDS encoding ABC transporter ATP-binding protein/permease: MEMFTPSLDWGNEVLASLFWVAKAWLISAVAMLAVLALIARFTTWGRQYWRITGPYFVGRQSIPVWVLVGVLLLSVMFSVRMDVLFSYYGNDQYSALQVAFEGASAGNEAVRDSGIRGFWFSILVFGLLVVTYLAQTLLDLYLMQFFIIRWRVWLTDRLTSDWFDGRAYYRGRFIDTPIDNPDQRIQQDIDVFTTGTGPETNTPTVGTSTTLLFGAVYSIVSVVAFTPILWNLSGPLTFFGVTVPKALFWIVLLFVAFATAVSFWIGRPIIRLSFRNEMTNAAFRYALVRVRDAAEAVGFSRGERVECIGLSDRFARIIVNYRALVWRGVAFLGWNKAMSQIVDPLPLIVQAPRLFAGEINLGDVSQSSSAFRSVQASLSFFRAVYDSFASYRATIIRLDGLLSANEQARALSQLAVGDSVGGAVEIDDVSVRSPAGDPLIDGLAVRLAAGGSLVITGRSGTGKTTLLRSLAQMWPYTSGTARYPADDATMFLPQLPYAPLGDLRTVVCYPATSESFGDSDIRSALDTVALGHLGSRLDETTDWSKVLSPGEQQRVAFARVLLNAPRAVFLDESTSALDEGQEFALYRTLREKLPDCIVVSVSHRSTVEQHHDARLELLGAGRWRLAPTA, translated from the coding sequence ATGGAGATGTTCACCCCGTCGCTCGACTGGGGCAACGAGGTCCTCGCGTCACTGTTCTGGGTGGCCAAGGCCTGGCTGATCAGCGCGGTCGCCATGCTCGCGGTCCTGGCGCTGATCGCCCGGTTCACCACGTGGGGTCGCCAGTACTGGCGCATCACCGGCCCGTACTTCGTTGGGCGACAGAGCATCCCGGTGTGGGTCCTAGTGGGTGTGCTGCTGCTGTCGGTGATGTTCTCGGTACGGATGGACGTGCTGTTCAGCTATTACGGCAACGATCAGTACTCCGCACTGCAGGTCGCGTTCGAGGGCGCCAGCGCGGGCAACGAGGCGGTGCGTGACTCCGGCATTCGCGGCTTCTGGTTCTCGATCCTCGTCTTCGGCCTGCTGGTGGTCACCTACCTCGCCCAGACGCTGCTGGACCTGTATCTGATGCAGTTCTTCATCATTCGGTGGCGCGTGTGGCTGACCGACCGGTTGACGAGCGACTGGTTCGACGGGCGGGCCTACTACCGCGGGCGGTTCATCGACACCCCGATCGACAACCCGGATCAACGCATCCAGCAGGACATCGACGTGTTCACCACCGGGACGGGGCCCGAGACGAACACCCCGACCGTCGGGACGTCCACGACGTTGCTGTTCGGTGCGGTGTACTCGATCGTGTCCGTGGTCGCGTTCACTCCGATCCTGTGGAACCTGTCCGGCCCGTTGACCTTCTTCGGGGTCACGGTGCCCAAGGCCCTGTTCTGGATCGTGTTGCTCTTCGTGGCCTTTGCGACCGCGGTGTCGTTCTGGATCGGCCGCCCCATCATCCGGCTCAGCTTTCGCAACGAGATGACCAATGCCGCGTTCCGTTATGCCCTGGTGCGCGTGCGTGATGCCGCCGAGGCGGTCGGCTTCTCGCGCGGTGAACGCGTCGAGTGCATCGGGTTGTCGGACCGGTTCGCCAGGATCATCGTCAACTACCGGGCGCTGGTGTGGCGGGGGGTGGCCTTCCTCGGCTGGAACAAGGCGATGAGCCAGATCGTCGATCCGCTCCCGCTCATCGTCCAGGCGCCTCGGCTGTTCGCCGGTGAGATCAACCTGGGTGACGTCAGTCAGTCGTCGAGTGCCTTCCGCTCGGTGCAGGCATCGTTGTCGTTCTTCCGGGCGGTGTACGACTCGTTCGCCAGCTACCGCGCAACGATCATCCGGCTGGACGGACTCCTCAGCGCCAACGAACAGGCAAGGGCGCTAAGCCAACTCGCGGTGGGCGACAGTGTGGGTGGCGCCGTGGAGATCGACGACGTGAGCGTGCGCTCCCCCGCCGGTGACCCGCTGATCGATGGCCTCGCGGTGCGACTGGCGGCCGGCGGGTCGCTGGTGATCACCGGCCGGTCGGGCACCGGCAAGACCACCCTGCTGCGCAGCCTGGCCCAGATGTGGCCCTACACCTCGGGCACCGCCCGCTATCCCGCCGACGACGCGACGATGTTCTTGCCGCAGCTGCCCTACGCTCCGCTGGGTGACCTGCGGACCGTCGTCTGCTACCCCGCGACGTCGGAATCGTTCGGCGACAGCGATATTCGTTCGGCACTGGACACCGTCGCGCTCGGCCATCTCGGTTCTCGGCTGGACGAGACGACGGACTGGAGCAAGGTGCTGTCGCCGGGCGAACAGCAGCGCGTGGCATTCGCGCGGGTCCTGCTCAACGCGCCTCGGGCGGTCTTCCTCGATGAGTCCACGTCGGCGCTCGACGAAGGTCAGGAGTTCGCGCTCTACCGGACGCTGCGCGAGAAATTGCCGGACTGCATCGTGGTCAGCGTGAGCCACCGCAGCACCGTCGAGCAGCATCACGACGCCCGGCTGGAACTGCTCGGGGCCGGTCGGTGGCGCTTGGCCCCAACGGCTTAG
- a CDS encoding FAD-binding protein: protein MSTQIPSTLAAADVAEWSDEVDVVIVGFGIAGGCAAVSAAAAGARVILLERAAAAGGTTSMAGGHFYLGGGTEVQKATGHEDTADEMYSYLVAVSREPEFDKIRAYSDGSVEHFTWLEDLGFQFERSYYPHKAVIQPNTEGLMFTGNEKVWPYKNEAVPAPRGHKVPVPGDTQGASMVVDLLVKRAAELGVDVRYETGAAGLVVEDDAVVGVAWKRFEDTGFIRAKAVVIAAGGFVMNPDMVATYTPKLAEKPFVLGNTYDDGLGIRLGVSAGGATKHMDQIFITAPPYPPAILLTGIIVNKNGERFVTEDSYHSRTAGFVMDQPDSAAFLIVDEDHLERPEVPLIPLIDGWETVEEMEAALGIPTGNLVATLDRYNTYAAKGEDPDFHKQPEFLAPQDKGPWGAFDLTLGKAMYAGFTMGGLATTVDGEVLREDGSVVAGLYAAGACASNIAQDGKGYSSGTQLGEGSFFGRRAGTHAAAR, encoded by the coding sequence GTGAGCACTCAGATTCCGAGCACCCTCGCCGCCGCCGACGTCGCGGAGTGGTCCGACGAGGTCGACGTCGTCATCGTCGGTTTCGGCATCGCCGGCGGATGCGCCGCGGTCAGCGCTGCCGCTGCCGGCGCGCGTGTGATCCTTCTCGAGCGTGCGGCCGCCGCTGGAGGTACCACGTCGATGGCCGGCGGACACTTCTACCTGGGCGGTGGCACCGAGGTACAGAAGGCCACCGGCCACGAGGACACGGCGGACGAGATGTACTCCTACCTCGTCGCGGTATCGCGCGAACCGGAGTTCGACAAGATCCGGGCCTACTCCGACGGCAGCGTCGAGCACTTCACGTGGTTGGAGGACTTGGGCTTTCAGTTCGAGCGCAGCTACTACCCGCACAAGGCCGTGATCCAGCCCAACACCGAGGGGCTGATGTTCACCGGCAACGAGAAGGTGTGGCCATACAAGAACGAGGCCGTGCCTGCGCCGCGCGGTCACAAGGTGCCGGTGCCCGGTGACACTCAGGGCGCCAGCATGGTCGTCGACCTCCTCGTCAAGCGGGCTGCCGAGCTCGGCGTGGACGTCCGCTACGAGACCGGTGCCGCAGGCCTGGTAGTCGAGGACGACGCCGTCGTCGGCGTCGCGTGGAAGCGGTTCGAGGACACCGGATTCATTCGCGCCAAGGCCGTCGTCATCGCGGCGGGCGGCTTCGTGATGAACCCGGACATGGTCGCCACCTACACCCCGAAGCTCGCCGAGAAGCCGTTCGTGCTCGGCAACACCTACGACGACGGCCTCGGCATCCGGCTCGGGGTGTCGGCCGGTGGCGCCACCAAGCACATGGACCAGATCTTCATCACCGCACCGCCGTACCCGCCCGCCATCCTGCTCACCGGCATCATCGTCAACAAGAACGGTGAACGGTTCGTCACCGAGGACTCCTACCATTCGCGCACAGCGGGTTTCGTGATGGACCAGCCGGACAGCGCAGCGTTCCTCATCGTCGACGAGGACCATCTGGAACGTCCCGAGGTGCCGCTGATCCCTCTGATCGACGGCTGGGAGACCGTCGAGGAGATGGAGGCCGCTCTGGGCATCCCCACCGGCAACCTGGTCGCGACGCTCGACCGCTACAACACCTACGCCGCCAAGGGTGAGGACCCCGACTTCCACAAGCAGCCGGAATTCCTTGCGCCCCAGGACAAGGGGCCATGGGGCGCTTTCGACCTCACGCTGGGCAAGGCGATGTACGCCGGCTTCACGATGGGCGGGCTCGCGACGACCGTCGACGGTGAAGTGCTCCGCGAGGACGGCAGCGTCGTCGCCGGGCTCTACGCGGCAGGCGCGTGTGCGTCCAACATCGCCCAGGACGGCAAGGGGTACTCCAGCGGCACCCAACTCGGCGAGGGGTCGTTCTTCGGACGGCGAGCGGGAACGCACGCCGCGGCCCGCTAA
- a CDS encoding VOC family protein: MPDQTPVQIAWVTRDLDATQSALTRLMGAKKWVRMPDVHFGPDTCTHRGRPADFVANVSLSYAGDTQLEVIEPVRGESVYAEFLDTAGPGLHHVCIEAADVETFEAMVRDAERDGAPVLSQGVMPGGMRFAYVSAADAGVPCLEIAYVPPDIRTFFDYIKQEQA; the protein is encoded by the coding sequence ATGCCTGACCAGACACCTGTCCAGATTGCCTGGGTGACGCGAGACCTCGACGCCACCCAATCGGCGCTGACCCGCTTGATGGGCGCCAAGAAGTGGGTGCGCATGCCCGACGTCCACTTCGGCCCCGACACCTGCACACATCGCGGGCGGCCCGCCGACTTCGTCGCCAACGTCTCGCTCTCCTACGCCGGGGACACCCAGCTCGAGGTCATCGAGCCGGTCCGCGGCGAGAGCGTCTACGCCGAGTTCCTCGACACTGCGGGCCCGGGACTGCACCACGTCTGCATCGAGGCCGCCGACGTGGAGACCTTCGAGGCCATGGTGCGCGACGCCGAACGGGACGGTGCGCCGGTGCTCTCGCAGGGCGTCATGCCGGGCGGGATGCGCTTCGCCTACGTCTCCGCAGCGGACGCCGGCGTGCCCTGCCTCGAGATCGCGTACGTCCCGCCGGACATCCGAACCTTCTTCGACTACATCAAACAGGAGCAAGCGTGA
- a CDS encoding TetR/AcrR family transcriptional regulator, whose protein sequence is MGKRQETRDRIERDIIEVGRRHLVTDGAAGLSLRAIARDLGMVSSAVYRYVASRDELLTLLIVDAYTDLADTVDRAAAGATDDWRDRLLEIARAARRWAVEQPASWALMYGSPVPGYHAPAELTVGPGTRVVAALFAVVAAGVEAGEVPDGGPTPSRSTAADFDGLRTEFAFDGGDATVLKCFLLWSTMLGAISLEVFGQYGADTLSDPADVFDGQIQLLITALAAN, encoded by the coding sequence ATGGGCAAACGGCAGGAGACCCGCGACCGCATCGAACGGGACATCATCGAGGTCGGCCGCCGGCATCTGGTGACCGACGGGGCGGCCGGATTGTCGTTGCGGGCGATCGCCCGCGACCTCGGCATGGTGTCGTCGGCGGTGTATCGCTACGTGGCGAGCCGCGACGAGCTCCTGACGTTGCTGATCGTCGATGCGTACACCGACCTCGCGGACACGGTCGACCGGGCCGCGGCGGGCGCGACCGACGACTGGCGCGACCGACTGCTCGAGATTGCGCGCGCGGCGCGCCGGTGGGCCGTCGAGCAGCCGGCGAGCTGGGCGCTGATGTACGGCAGTCCCGTGCCCGGTTACCACGCCCCCGCCGAGCTCACGGTCGGCCCCGGCACGCGCGTGGTGGCCGCACTGTTCGCGGTGGTGGCCGCCGGCGTCGAGGCTGGCGAGGTGCCCGACGGGGGCCCCACCCCGTCTCGATCGACCGCAGCCGACTTCGACGGCCTCCGAACCGAATTCGCGTTCGACGGCGGGGACGCCACGGTGTTGAAGTGCTTCCTGCTGTGGTCGACGATGCTCGGGGCGATCAGCCTCGAGGTGTTCGGTCAGTACGGCGCCGACACCCTGTCGGACCCCGCCGACGTCTTCGACGGACAGATCCAGCTCCTCATCACCGCCCTGGCCGCGAACTAG
- a CDS encoding nitroreductase/quinone reductase family protein codes for MTTIRYDEPNDLAQAANAILRWLAEAGLSIAGSCALRVRGRKTGTLRAVVINLMTVDGRDFVVSPRGNTQWARNARAAGRVEIGPRWRSREVSISEVADDDKPELLTRYLQRWYWEVKGHVGGLTPESTDAQVRAVAPSIPVFELV; via the coding sequence ATGACCACCATCCGCTACGACGAGCCGAACGACCTCGCCCAGGCTGCCAACGCGATCCTTCGATGGCTCGCCGAGGCGGGGCTCAGCATCGCCGGGTCGTGCGCGCTGCGCGTCCGCGGCCGCAAGACTGGAACCCTTCGCGCGGTGGTGATCAACCTGATGACCGTCGACGGCCGGGACTTCGTGGTGTCCCCACGCGGCAACACACAGTGGGCCCGCAACGCCAGGGCCGCTGGCCGAGTAGAGATCGGTCCGCGGTGGCGTTCGCGCGAAGTGAGCATCAGCGAGGTCGCCGACGACGACAAGCCCGAACTCCTCACGCGCTACCTCCAGCGTTGGTACTGGGAGGTCAAGGGGCACGTCGGCGGCCTGACGCCCGAGTCCACCGACGCGCAGGTCCGCGCCGTGGCGCCGTCGATCCCGGTGTTCGAACTGGTGTGA
- a CDS encoding SecDF P1 head subdomain-containing protein, whose translation MRYRLYSWFAWFAPGEPWTVRRVMIAVLASIGILAMVSTLVVGVAMAFMMKDQGRVPQRTPTMPTTVTPPVLGIPLAVRPVVEVPLVANPEDCPPVPPPTPPEAPIRACDVDRAAVYQLGPVALSLNLTGATETKLPTGDFHTVQMSMTAGSSADFARYTAANVGKQLAFVRNGVVLAAPAISQAIDGQSIQISGELGAATAATIVQMLRGGA comes from the coding sequence ATGCGCTATCGGCTCTATTCGTGGTTCGCCTGGTTCGCCCCGGGGGAGCCGTGGACCGTTCGCCGGGTCATGATCGCCGTGTTGGCGTCGATCGGCATCCTGGCCATGGTCAGCACCCTCGTCGTCGGCGTCGCGATGGCCTTCATGATGAAGGACCAGGGCCGGGTCCCGCAGCGCACTCCCACCATGCCGACGACCGTGACCCCGCCGGTGCTCGGGATACCGCTTGCCGTGCGGCCCGTGGTGGAGGTACCGCTGGTCGCCAATCCCGAGGACTGCCCGCCCGTTCCACCGCCGACGCCGCCGGAGGCGCCCATTCGGGCGTGTGACGTCGACCGTGCCGCGGTGTACCAGCTCGGTCCAGTTGCCTTGTCGCTCAATCTGACCGGGGCCACCGAGACGAAGCTTCCGACGGGCGACTTCCACACCGTGCAAATGTCGATGACCGCCGGGTCGAGCGCCGACTTCGCGAGGTACACCGCCGCCAACGTCGGCAAGCAGCTGGCCTTCGTCCGCAACGGGGTGGTGCTGGCCGCACCGGCGATCAGCCAGGCCATCGACGGCCAGTCGATCCAGATCTCCGGTGAGCTCGGCGCCGCCACCGCTGCCACGATCGTGCAGATGTTGCGCGGCGGCGCCTGA
- a CDS encoding Rv1815 family serine proteinase, translated as MRRTPLRAVVLAAASIAVLSSAPAHAAPGVVVHPGMEIRQDTNKCTLAYVDVATRTGYTAGHCRGSGSVGDKDGNVVGRQTVFRDNTPDGATVSTDHDISDWEAIALAPDVQINDVLPSGRSLSFDPAIVPRQGQRVCHFGVVTGESCGTVEAVNNGWFTMANGVVSQKGDSGGPVYVLTDDGRAVIIGMFNSTWGQYPAAVTWSKTDQQIREEVISASAGIASAAPAPGAPPPA; from the coding sequence TTGCGCCGAACACCCTTGCGCGCGGTCGTGCTGGCAGCCGCTTCGATCGCCGTACTGAGTTCCGCGCCTGCGCACGCCGCGCCGGGCGTCGTGGTCCATCCGGGCATGGAGATTCGCCAGGACACCAACAAGTGCACGCTCGCGTACGTCGACGTCGCGACCAGGACCGGTTACACGGCCGGGCACTGCCGCGGGAGTGGGTCCGTCGGTGACAAGGACGGCAACGTCGTCGGTCGGCAAACCGTCTTCCGCGACAACACCCCCGACGGCGCAACCGTCTCCACCGATCACGACATCTCCGACTGGGAGGCCATCGCCCTGGCCCCCGACGTGCAGATCAACGACGTCCTGCCCAGCGGGAGGTCCCTGTCCTTCGACCCGGCGATCGTGCCCCGACAGGGTCAACGCGTGTGCCACTTCGGCGTAGTGACCGGTGAGAGCTGTGGCACTGTGGAGGCCGTCAACAACGGGTGGTTCACGATGGCCAACGGCGTCGTCAGCCAGAAGGGTGATTCGGGTGGCCCCGTCTACGTGCTCACCGATGACGGGCGCGCCGTCATCATCGGGATGTTCAACAGCACGTGGGGGCAGTACCCCGCCGCCGTCACGTGGTCCAAGACCGATCAGCAGATCCGCGAAGAGGTCATCAGCGCCTCCGCCGGGATCGCCTCCGCTGCGCCCGCACCGGGAGCCCCGCCGCCGGCCTGA
- a CDS encoding LysM peptidoglycan-binding domain-containing protein, with protein MGDRLHNGEKLEVGQALTSENGAYRLILQDDGNMVLYAGAESVWSTGTNGKNVVRAEVQSDGNFVLYTPKDPVWASQTKGAKDVRLVLQNDRNLVLYGFDGPAWSSDTKTDEVPASPPPVTDAPAEAEVVPAAVTQDAPPAVAPPAPPPPPPPPPPPPAARTYTVVSGDTLWAIAERFYGDGNRYHDIASASGIANPDLIHPGQVVTIP; from the coding sequence GTGGGAGACAGACTTCACAACGGTGAGAAGTTGGAGGTGGGTCAGGCGTTGACGTCCGAGAACGGGGCGTACCGGCTGATCCTGCAGGACGACGGAAACATGGTGCTCTACGCCGGCGCCGAATCCGTCTGGTCGACGGGAACCAACGGGAAGAACGTGGTCCGTGCCGAGGTGCAGAGCGACGGCAACTTCGTTCTCTACACCCCCAAGGATCCGGTGTGGGCCAGCCAGACCAAGGGCGCCAAGGACGTTCGTCTAGTCCTGCAGAACGATCGCAACCTCGTGCTGTACGGGTTCGACGGGCCGGCGTGGTCGTCCGACACCAAGACCGACGAGGTGCCCGCGTCTCCGCCACCGGTCACCGACGCACCGGCCGAAGCCGAGGTGGTGCCCGCCGCGGTCACCCAGGACGCGCCTCCGGCGGTGGCTCCTCCGGCACCGCCGCCCCCGCCACCACCACCACCGCCGCCGCCTGCCGCCCGGACCTACACCGTGGTGTCGGGTGACACGTTGTGGGCCATCGCGGAACGGTTCTACGGTGACGGCAACAGGTACCACGACATCGCCTCCGCGAGCGGCATCGCCAACCCCGATCTGATCCATCCCGGTCAGGTTGTAACGATTCCGTAG
- a CDS encoding NAD(P)/FAD-dependent oxidoreductase, producing the protein METVFDRPVDPALVERSLAASAFGSMWLDVEESHRPDHPKLTQARSCDLLVVGGGYAGLWTALHAARRDPDQRIVLIDAHRIGWAASGRNGGFVEASLTHGKENGKTRWPKEIEQLDAMGLENLDGMQAEIEELGLDVQWQRTGMLGVATEPHQVAWLKESAAEGEGRFFDEAEIRAEVHSPTFLAGLQHADTCAIVHPAKLALELARACTEAGVSIYEHTNARSLNSGTASIHVDTTDAVITAKRVVLATNVFPHLLRRNTFHTIPVYDYVLSTEPLTDAQVDSIGWRNRQGIGDSANQFHYYRMTEDNRIVFGGYDAIYHFGRKVDAGYEDRPESYRRLAAHFFITFPQLEDVRFSHKWAGPIDTNTRFCAHWGLAREGRVAYVNGFTGLGVGAARFAADVCLDLLGGVPTPRTELEMVRRKPLPFPPEPFASVGIQATRWSLDRADHSAGHRNVLLRTLDALGLGFDS; encoded by the coding sequence GTGGAAACCGTCTTCGATCGTCCCGTCGATCCCGCGCTGGTCGAACGGTCCCTTGCGGCGAGCGCCTTCGGCTCGATGTGGCTCGACGTCGAGGAGTCCCACCGGCCGGATCATCCGAAGCTGACCCAGGCCCGCAGCTGCGACCTCCTGGTGGTCGGTGGCGGCTATGCCGGACTGTGGACCGCACTGCATGCCGCCCGGCGCGATCCGGACCAACGCATCGTGTTGATCGACGCCCACCGCATCGGGTGGGCGGCGTCCGGCCGCAACGGGGGCTTCGTCGAAGCCAGCCTGACCCACGGCAAGGAGAACGGAAAGACGCGCTGGCCCAAGGAGATCGAGCAGCTCGACGCGATGGGCCTGGAGAACCTGGACGGTATGCAGGCCGAGATCGAGGAGCTCGGCCTCGACGTCCAGTGGCAACGGACCGGGATGCTGGGCGTCGCGACGGAGCCCCATCAGGTCGCCTGGCTGAAGGAGTCGGCGGCCGAGGGTGAGGGTCGATTCTTCGACGAGGCCGAAATCCGCGCCGAGGTGCACTCGCCGACGTTCCTCGCCGGGCTGCAACACGCCGACACGTGCGCGATCGTGCACCCCGCGAAGCTGGCACTCGAGTTGGCCCGCGCGTGCACCGAGGCCGGCGTCAGCATCTACGAGCACACCAACGCGCGGTCGTTGAACTCGGGCACGGCGTCGATTCACGTCGACACCACCGATGCCGTCATCACGGCCAAGCGCGTCGTGCTGGCGACCAATGTATTCCCGCACCTATTGCGCCGCAACACGTTCCACACAATCCCGGTCTACGACTACGTACTGTCCACCGAGCCGCTGACCGACGCCCAAGTGGACAGCATTGGATGGCGCAACCGTCAGGGAATCGGCGACTCCGCCAACCAGTTTCACTACTACCGCATGACCGAGGACAACCGCATCGTCTTCGGCGGCTACGACGCGATCTACCACTTCGGCCGCAAGGTCGACGCCGGCTACGAGGATCGGCCCGAGAGTTACCGCAGGCTCGCCGCGCACTTCTTCATCACCTTCCCCCAGCTCGAGGACGTCCGGTTCAGCCACAAATGGGCGGGCCCGATCGACACCAACACCCGGTTCTGTGCGCACTGGGGGCTCGCCCGCGAGGGCCGGGTGGCCTACGTCAATGGCTTCACCGGCCTCGGCGTGGGCGCAGCGCGGTTTGCCGCAGACGTCTGCCTCGACCTGCTCGGCGGTGTGCCGACACCGCGGACGGAGCTGGAGATGGTGCGCCGGAAGCCGCTTCCATTCCCGCCTGAGCCGTTTGCCAGTGTCGGCATCCAAGCGACGCGGTGGTCCCTCGACCGCGCCGATCACTCCGCCGGCCACCGCAACGTGCTCCTCCGCACGCTCGACGCCCTCGGTCTCGGGTTCGACTCCTAA